From a region of the Nitrospira sp. genome:
- a CDS encoding response regulator, translating to MRPVTILIIEDHASVRTLLALNLEDAGYQVCEAANGRQGLERFRAQPVDLVITDLEMPEMNGLEVILELTRAFLNVKVIAMSGRSAEELQKAKLLGARHTFPKPLDLEALLYAVQYELQH from the coding sequence ATGAGACCAGTCACCATCCTAATCATTGAGGATCATGCGTCAGTTCGCACCCTGCTGGCGCTAAACCTTGAAGATGCCGGCTATCAGGTTTGTGAGGCCGCCAATGGCCGGCAGGGACTCGAACGGTTTCGGGCGCAGCCCGTGGATTTGGTCATCACGGATCTGGAGATGCCAGAGATGAACGGCCTGGAGGTCATCCTGGAGTTGACCCGGGCGTTCCTGAATGTGAAGGTCATCGCCATGAGCGGGCGTTCCGCAGAAGAACTCCAGAAGGCAAAGCTCCTCGGGGCTCGGCATACCTTTCCAAAACCGCTGGATCTCGAGGCGTTGCTCTACGCAGTGCAGTATGAACTGCAGCACTAG
- a CDS encoding Slp family lipoprotein yields the protein MGRLTQVLFLSALCVTVGCTAVPRKYLKEVDPGVTLSSLAATPERYQDRLVVLGAVIVKEEIRGGNLWLHVKNRPLNENYRPHLPPSPSDHEGGWYWIVVKNHHTLPGSYRHWADMTIVGRVVGVGPEGQPLLKLVYARGWGMSAEHDGVWEHSVDENYGPTTPPELIRESDPFQ from the coding sequence GTGGGCAGATTGACTCAGGTCCTTTTCCTATCGGCTCTGTGCGTGACCGTCGGGTGCACCGCTGTGCCACGAAAATATCTGAAAGAGGTAGATCCGGGTGTCACGTTGTCTTCGCTGGCCGCCACGCCCGAGCGTTATCAAGATCGGCTTGTCGTATTGGGCGCTGTCATCGTGAAAGAGGAAATTCGGGGTGGAAACCTCTGGTTGCACGTAAAGAATCGCCCACTCAATGAGAATTACCGGCCACATCTTCCCCCCAGCCCAAGCGATCACGAAGGCGGGTGGTATTGGATCGTCGTGAAGAACCATCACACGTTGCCCGGTTCCTACCGCCATTGGGCTGATATGACCATCGTCGGTCGTGTCGTCGGTGTTGGTCCGGAAGGACAGCCACTCCTGAAATTGGTATATGCACGCGGGTGGGGCATGTCCGCGGAACATGATGGCGTGTGGGAACACAGTGTGGATGAGAACTATGGACCCACGACTCCACCAGAGCTCATCCGTGAATCGGACCCATTCCAATAA
- a CDS encoding response regulator produces MQRVLVIEDEPEVRRHVQQALEIEGYSVLTAADGHEGLRLLREEPVDLVLVDLLMPGMDGLELIRQLRRTCLTAKIIAMSGGIGDWNYLQVAAYLGAHMTLQKPFSRQMLLDVVRAQLSPDSGCKGGRS; encoded by the coding sequence ATGCAGAGAGTGCTCGTGATTGAAGACGAACCAGAAGTACGGCGACATGTTCAACAGGCCTTGGAAATTGAGGGCTATTCTGTCCTGACAGCCGCCGATGGGCACGAAGGGCTCCGCCTCTTACGCGAAGAGCCTGTCGATCTCGTGCTCGTCGATCTCCTGATGCCCGGGATGGACGGTTTGGAACTGATCAGGCAACTCCGCCGTACCTGCCTCACTGCCAAGATTATCGCCATGTCCGGCGGAATCGGGGACTGGAACTATCTCCAAGTCGCCGCGTATCTGGGAGCCCATATGACGCTGCAAAAGCCATTCAGTCGGCAGATGTTGCTGGATGTCGTGCGGGCACAGCTGTCGCCGGATTCAGGGTGCAAGGGCGGCCGCAGCTAG
- a CDS encoding DUF4282 domain-containing protein, whose translation MKCPECLTENDVSATKCSVCAHPFAPQPVRPVVYTSFYGGYFAFRELVTPHLIKVVYIVGACFITAAGVISILSPETLSGGYEADPILTRFGGIMVLLVGNLVWRMMCEGAILLFSLHEILVSLDTRARVMMARLQQTSSV comes from the coding sequence ATGAAATGTCCCGAATGTTTGACGGAAAACGATGTCTCCGCCACGAAATGTTCGGTGTGCGCGCATCCATTTGCCCCACAGCCGGTTCGGCCTGTGGTGTACACCAGTTTCTACGGGGGGTATTTTGCCTTTCGCGAATTGGTGACACCACATCTCATTAAGGTGGTGTATATCGTGGGAGCCTGCTTCATCACTGCGGCAGGGGTCATATCGATCCTGTCACCCGAAACGTTGAGCGGGGGGTATGAGGCGGACCCGATCCTCACCCGCTTTGGAGGGATCATGGTTTTACTGGTTGGAAATCTGGTGTGGCGGATGATGTGCGAAGGCGCCATCCTGCTCTTTAGCCTCCATGAGATCCTTGTCAGCCTCGACACTCGGGCCAGGGTCATGATGGCTCGGCTTCAGCAGACCTCGAGCGTGTGA
- a CDS encoding ribonuclease H-like domain-containing protein has translation MITSTFCLLPGIGRTSERRLWLEGIDTWSHFLAASSIRGISAGRKALYDEGVAEAHAHYSQDDARYFGVILPQREQWRLYEWLRDRAVYLDIETDSFGQITVVGLYAHGRFTSFVRGESLDQRQLGEELSQYDLLVTFCGTTFDVPMLLTHYPGLPLNQPHIDLCFVGRQLGYRGGLKAIEAQLDIARAADLHGLDGHDAVLLWNRWRHSHDEAARERLLGYNEADCVNLERLADIFYSEMVRRLKGC, from the coding sequence ATGATTACATCCACCTTTTGTTTGCTTCCGGGAATAGGGCGCACGAGCGAACGGCGGCTGTGGCTGGAAGGGATCGACACCTGGTCGCATTTTCTCGCGGCCTCCTCCATTCGAGGCATCAGCGCAGGCCGGAAGGCGTTGTATGACGAAGGTGTCGCCGAAGCGCATGCTCATTATTCTCAAGACGATGCGCGCTACTTCGGCGTGATCTTGCCTCAGCGGGAGCAGTGGCGGCTCTATGAATGGCTTCGTGACCGCGCCGTGTATCTGGATATCGAAACGGATTCGTTCGGACAAATCACCGTCGTGGGGTTATACGCCCATGGTCGCTTCACCTCATTCGTTCGAGGTGAGTCGCTGGACCAGCGGCAACTTGGGGAAGAATTGTCGCAATACGATCTACTGGTAACCTTTTGCGGGACGACGTTTGATGTGCCGATGCTGCTCACGCACTATCCCGGCCTTCCCCTGAACCAACCTCATATTGACCTTTGCTTTGTTGGCCGGCAGCTTGGATACCGAGGGGGACTGAAGGCGATTGAGGCGCAACTGGACATTGCTCGCGCGGCAGATCTGCACGGCTTGGATGGTCATGATGCGGTCCTGCTGTGGAATCGATGGCGGCACTCCCATGATGAGGCCGCCAGAGAGCGGCTGCTCGGCTATAATGAAGCGGATTGCGTGAATTTGGAGCGGCTGGCCGACATCTTCTACTCCGAGATGGTCCGCCGGTTAAAAGGCTGTTGA
- a CDS encoding NAD(P)/FAD-dependent oxidoreductase produces the protein MTDDVVSIAVVGAGAAGLTAAIAAAETLTKAGHSGQVLLLDGAKQIGAKILISGGGRCNVTHDVVTPRDFFGNRHVIRNILASFSVERTIAWFASLGVALKREPTGKLFPTTDKARTVLHALLERSRHTGVTICPDHRVSDISWANSEFLVDHSRGSIRAERVIFATGGQSLPRTGSDGFGYRLVRSLGHRVTPTVAALVPLVLDHSMFHAALSGLSHDVELITLVNGREVDRRIGSLLWTHFGISGPVVMDASRFWVLATSQGMPVDLYANFAPSRTAEELKAWLAAQATDHPKRSLVRTMALLVPERFAYSLCHHCSCDPLKAAAQVSRVDRHRLLNALTRFRFPIERDRGWNFAEVTAGGVPLDEIDYRSMESKLVSGLYLAGEILDCDGRIGGFNFQWAWTTGWLAGQSAARSLLTAKIPSP, from the coding sequence ATGACCGATGACGTCGTGAGCATTGCCGTGGTGGGAGCCGGCGCAGCCGGGCTGACCGCTGCTATCGCTGCGGCGGAAACCCTGACAAAGGCAGGGCATTCAGGACAGGTTCTCCTGCTGGATGGCGCCAAACAAATAGGCGCCAAGATTCTGATATCAGGCGGCGGACGCTGCAACGTCACGCATGATGTCGTGACGCCAAGGGATTTTTTCGGCAATCGTCACGTGATCAGAAATATTCTTGCGAGCTTCTCCGTTGAACGAACCATCGCCTGGTTTGCGTCGCTGGGTGTTGCATTGAAACGTGAACCGACGGGCAAGTTGTTTCCCACGACCGACAAGGCGCGCACCGTACTCCATGCATTGCTCGAGCGTTCCCGCCACACCGGTGTCACAATATGTCCGGACCATCGTGTGAGTGACATATCTTGGGCAAACTCAGAATTTCTAGTGGATCATAGCCGTGGTTCAATACGCGCGGAGCGGGTCATCTTCGCCACCGGCGGCCAGTCCTTGCCGAGAACGGGAAGCGATGGATTCGGGTATCGGCTGGTTCGATCCCTCGGCCATCGGGTGACGCCGACAGTCGCGGCCTTAGTCCCTCTGGTCCTGGATCATTCCATGTTTCATGCGGCGCTCTCAGGCTTGTCGCATGACGTGGAGTTGATCACTCTGGTGAATGGTCGAGAAGTGGATCGGCGCATAGGGAGCCTACTCTGGACTCATTTCGGGATCAGCGGGCCCGTGGTGATGGACGCCAGCCGCTTCTGGGTGCTGGCGACATCTCAAGGCATGCCCGTAGATCTCTATGCCAACTTCGCGCCGAGTCGCACAGCTGAGGAGTTGAAGGCTTGGTTGGCCGCTCAGGCAACGGACCATCCAAAGCGTTCCTTGGTCCGAACCATGGCGTTGCTGGTTCCGGAGCGATTCGCCTATTCACTCTGCCACCACTGCTCTTGCGACCCGCTGAAAGCTGCGGCTCAGGTCTCACGCGTCGATCGGCATCGATTACTGAATGCCCTGACCCGGTTTCGATTTCCGATTGAGCGAGACCGAGGATGGAACTTTGCTGAAGTCACGGCCGGCGGGGTGCCATTGGATGAAATCGACTATCGGAGCATGGAATCGAAGCTGGTTTCTGGACTCTACCTTGCCGGGGAGATCCTCGATTGCGACGGCCGCATCGGCGGGTTCAATTTTCAATGGGCGTGGACGACAGGATGGCTGGCTGGACAGTCGGCGGCGAGGAGTCTGCTTACTGCAAAGATCCCCTCGCCCTGA
- a CDS encoding mechanosensitive ion channel gives MSISIGFPTVRLQLLLILAFALEGFDRPFEQFVHAAEPNTTVSDSHGSGNQDSGTMPSGINLTLLGDRRKEAQTELNAIRASLSSKRAVGALQEEQLERQALLEQIVRGYDEQVSDLQRLTEARQRRTDTLRSADEWKGLPEPPPYSVFLADQSWDAVYSLELAVEGLQSQRELLTLRFEQAREALATAEERLRQASERLEAAKDPAQVDRERRLHGLAVLHAQAASVLLEVAQLSRKRVEEELDGTKARLAFEQRRLDAVSAHVVFSEADLAQIRSRSDKERLRLEEKLEETFNERQRQSQAVQDAERRLDLLRRKQAGKASTEETPALSRAKAGVELAQARMDNLLTEADLLQQSMNVVAGERQLWESRFVIAHTSEPGKAREAYTRVMPLFDNFHASRNYLRQQGGIVSGQISELENRVRHSPAPQRATLQDLLRAFHERQEAYTRALHRMDEAARFMERWRTEFKQQQRELPLFDRLEEWLARSGSVMKDAWTYELFSAEDTIDVDGKTMTGYRSVTVGKGLTALAIFLIGYVVCVYVAQAIGRLAATKFGMAQDVANLMRQWSQALLVTFLIVLSFTWVKIPLTIFAFLGGAFAIGVGFGAQTLLKNVISGILVLIERPLRVGDLIEVDNIRGRVTSIGLRSSTVRDVKGTETLIPNSSFLEKYLTNWNYSSRVGRFSLRLGVPYGIAAQQVSDLLSALALQHPQVMKQPPPQVLLDEFGSQARVFTMNYWLEIAPEIDPNGIASELRFAIEQKFSEGGLKVLPAA, from the coding sequence GTGTCGATCTCTATCGGATTTCCAACCGTCAGGCTTCAACTTCTTTTGATCCTCGCATTCGCCTTGGAGGGATTCGATCGACCCTTCGAGCAATTCGTTCATGCCGCTGAGCCCAATACCACTGTGTCCGATTCCCATGGAAGTGGAAATCAAGACAGCGGGACTATGCCCAGCGGAATCAACCTTACGCTCCTCGGCGATCGACGCAAAGAAGCACAAACGGAACTGAACGCCATACGGGCATCTCTTTCATCCAAGAGGGCTGTCGGCGCTCTTCAAGAGGAGCAGCTGGAACGGCAGGCGCTACTGGAGCAAATCGTGCGCGGCTATGACGAGCAAGTGAGTGATCTTCAGCGGCTTACTGAAGCGCGTCAGCGCCGTACCGATACCCTCCGCAGCGCCGATGAATGGAAAGGCCTTCCAGAACCGCCGCCTTATTCGGTTTTCCTTGCAGATCAGTCGTGGGACGCCGTGTATTCCCTCGAATTAGCTGTAGAGGGTTTGCAGTCTCAACGGGAGTTGCTCACATTGCGATTTGAACAGGCGCGCGAAGCGCTGGCAACGGCTGAGGAGCGGCTGCGGCAGGCGTCGGAACGATTGGAAGCAGCGAAAGATCCTGCACAGGTAGATCGGGAACGCCGCCTTCACGGGCTAGCCGTTCTACACGCTCAGGCTGCTTCCGTTCTCCTTGAAGTGGCGCAGCTCTCAAGGAAGCGGGTTGAAGAAGAGCTGGATGGCACGAAAGCGCGGCTCGCGTTCGAACAGCGGCGGCTTGACGCAGTCTCCGCTCATGTCGTGTTCAGCGAAGCAGATCTTGCCCAGATCAGAAGTCGCTCGGATAAAGAACGTCTGCGATTGGAAGAAAAGCTGGAAGAGACATTCAATGAGCGTCAGCGGCAGTCTCAGGCCGTGCAGGATGCCGAGCGTCGACTGGATCTTCTTCGCCGGAAACAAGCAGGAAAGGCTTCAACGGAGGAGACGCCGGCGCTGTCTCGTGCAAAGGCGGGGGTCGAGCTCGCTCAGGCCCGAATGGACAATCTCCTGACAGAGGCTGACCTCTTGCAGCAATCGATGAACGTCGTGGCCGGAGAGCGCCAGCTGTGGGAGAGCCGTTTCGTCATCGCCCATACGTCCGAGCCAGGGAAAGCACGGGAAGCCTACACACGGGTCATGCCGCTCTTCGACAATTTTCACGCTTCCCGGAATTATTTACGCCAGCAGGGTGGGATTGTATCCGGACAGATCAGCGAGCTGGAGAATCGGGTGCGCCATTCGCCGGCGCCGCAACGTGCGACACTGCAAGACCTGCTGCGCGCATTCCACGAGCGGCAGGAAGCCTATACGCGCGCCTTGCACCGAATGGATGAAGCGGCGAGGTTCATGGAACGGTGGCGAACTGAATTCAAGCAGCAACAGAGGGAATTACCGCTGTTCGACCGCCTTGAAGAATGGCTCGCCCGCAGCGGAAGCGTGATGAAGGACGCATGGACGTACGAGCTTTTCTCAGCGGAGGATACGATTGACGTCGACGGCAAGACGATGACCGGCTACCGCAGTGTGACAGTCGGGAAAGGGCTGACGGCGCTGGCAATCTTTTTGATCGGCTATGTTGTCTGCGTCTATGTGGCACAGGCCATCGGTCGATTGGCCGCGACGAAATTCGGCATGGCGCAGGATGTCGCCAATCTCATGCGCCAATGGAGCCAGGCATTGCTCGTTACGTTTTTGATTGTGTTGAGCTTCACATGGGTCAAGATTCCATTGACGATCTTCGCATTTCTAGGGGGTGCTTTTGCCATCGGCGTGGGATTCGGAGCACAGACGCTCCTCAAAAACGTCATCAGCGGCATTCTGGTTTTAATCGAACGGCCGTTGCGAGTGGGCGATCTCATTGAAGTCGATAACATTCGAGGTCGAGTGACGTCGATCGGCCTTCGTTCGTCCACTGTCAGAGACGTCAAAGGAACGGAGACGTTGATTCCGAACAGCAGTTTCCTCGAGAAGTATCTCACCAATTGGAATTATTCCAGTCGGGTGGGCCGATTTTCCCTTCGCCTCGGTGTCCCATACGGCATTGCCGCTCAGCAGGTGTCGGATCTGCTCTCCGCCCTTGCTTTGCAGCACCCCCAAGTCATGAAACAGCCTCCACCGCAAGTGCTTCTGGATGAGTTTGGGTCGCAAGCCCGCGTCTTTACAATGAATTACTGGCTCGAAATTGCCCCCGAGATAGATCCGAATGGGATTGCCAGCGAGTTACGCTTTGCAATCGAGCAAAAATTTTCGGAAGGCGGGCTGAAAGTCTTGCCGGCAGCCTAA
- the xth gene encoding exodeoxyribonuclease III has protein sequence MKIATFNVNSLRKRLPIVLEWLDRHKPDVLCLQETKVQDSEFPLLALAPSGYETIFRGMKAYNGVAVLSRKKPDAVSYGFDDGGDLDEARLLSVIVDGIPIVNTYVPQGFEIDSPKYAYKLAWYERLRNYFDKHLSPQAPAIWCGDMNVAPRPMDVHSPEKHLKHVCYHEAARKAYEQTVAWGFQDVFVKLHPTRQQYTFWDYRAPSSLAANKGWRIDHIMATAPLAEKCVKADVDVEPRRAKESSDHTFVWAEFSV, from the coding sequence ATGAAAATCGCGACATTCAACGTCAATTCATTGCGCAAACGTTTGCCGATCGTGCTTGAGTGGCTCGATCGGCATAAACCGGATGTCCTATGCCTTCAAGAAACCAAAGTCCAGGACAGCGAGTTTCCATTGCTCGCCTTGGCGCCCAGCGGATATGAGACGATCTTTCGGGGGATGAAGGCGTATAACGGTGTGGCGGTCCTGAGCAGAAAAAAACCGGACGCTGTCTCGTATGGATTCGACGATGGAGGAGACTTGGATGAGGCTCGCTTGCTGAGCGTCATCGTCGATGGAATTCCCATCGTCAACACCTACGTGCCGCAAGGGTTCGAAATCGATTCGCCGAAGTATGCCTACAAATTAGCCTGGTACGAACGACTACGGAACTACTTCGACAAACATCTGTCGCCGCAGGCTCCGGCTATTTGGTGTGGGGATATGAATGTGGCTCCACGGCCTATGGACGTTCACAGTCCGGAGAAGCATCTGAAACATGTCTGCTACCATGAGGCCGCCCGCAAAGCCTATGAACAAACGGTGGCATGGGGATTCCAGGATGTCTTTGTGAAGCTCCACCCGACTCGTCAACAATATACGTTTTGGGACTACCGTGCGCCGAGTTCGCTGGCAGCCAACAAGGGATGGCGCATCGATCATATCATGGCGACGGCACCACTCGCGGAAAAGTGCGTCAAGGCGGATGTGGACGTCGAGCCGCGGCGAGCGAAAGAGTCTTCAGACCATACCTTTGTGTGGGCAGAATTTTCGGTCTGA
- a CDS encoding LysR family transcriptional regulator, with the protein MTLTELQYIVAVAQERHFGRAAERVSVTQPALSLAIKKLEEELGTTIFERRRDRIQLTSLGEQIVHQAQRVLEEVERINILAAQGKDQLNGLLRFGVIATVGPYILPDLVPLLNARAPKMPLELEENLTQNLAGMLKSGRLDVIMIALPFDEPAILTTALYDEPFKVLVPVGHPWQKKKLLDSRQLSSEKVLLPHAGHCFRQQVLEACPELSRSDTEGWQGNSLETIRQMVASGLGITVLPCSALTPKYENKRLLAIKLADPVPGRRIGLAWRRGFTRPEVIQVIRDAVHELKVPGLRMIAG; encoded by the coding sequence ATGACCCTGACGGAATTACAGTACATCGTTGCCGTGGCTCAGGAGCGCCATTTCGGGCGTGCCGCCGAGCGTGTGTCCGTGACTCAACCGGCTCTGAGCCTCGCGATCAAGAAGCTGGAGGAAGAGTTAGGCACGACGATTTTCGAGCGGCGCCGGGACCGCATTCAACTGACATCGCTCGGAGAGCAAATCGTCCATCAGGCTCAGCGAGTCCTGGAAGAAGTGGAGCGAATCAACATTCTGGCGGCGCAAGGCAAAGATCAATTGAATGGGCTGTTGCGGTTCGGCGTCATTGCGACCGTCGGGCCTTATATTCTTCCGGATCTGGTTCCGTTGCTGAACGCTCGCGCCCCGAAAATGCCGCTGGAACTGGAAGAAAACCTTACACAGAACTTGGCCGGCATGCTGAAAAGTGGAAGGCTGGATGTGATTATGATCGCCTTGCCTTTTGACGAGCCGGCGATTCTCACGACCGCCTTGTACGATGAACCGTTCAAGGTGTTGGTTCCAGTCGGACACCCGTGGCAGAAGAAGAAACTCCTTGATTCCCGCCAGCTGAGTTCCGAGAAGGTCCTCCTTCCTCATGCAGGACATTGTTTCCGGCAACAAGTTCTCGAGGCATGTCCGGAACTCAGTCGATCCGATACCGAGGGGTGGCAGGGGAATTCTCTCGAAACCATCCGGCAGATGGTAGCCTCAGGGCTGGGCATCACCGTACTGCCCTGCAGCGCCTTGACACCAAAGTACGAGAACAAACGCTTGCTGGCAATCAAGCTGGCTGACCCAGTCCCCGGTCGTCGAATCGGACTTGCATGGCGACGCGGCTTCACGAGGCCCGAAGTCATCCAGGTCATTCGGGACGCCGTTCATGAGCTCAAGGTGCCGGGGCTCCGCATGATCGCAGGCTGA